In the Ilumatobacteraceae bacterium genome, one interval contains:
- the tmk gene encoding dTMP kinase — protein sequence MPFYIAFEGAEACGKSTHAARLAEHLDAVITRETGGTAIGRRLREILHDTSVTDLDDHAETLIVAADRAQHLAEVVRPALAAGRHVVSDRSVYSTLAYQGYGRGLPLEQVRLINEWAIGETWPDLVILLTVPDDVTARRMAKRDRDRFELAGDDFHGRVDRGFATMASDDPDHWVVIDASGDPDDVTAAIRDAVRDRLGVG from the coding sequence ATGCCGTTCTACATCGCGTTCGAGGGTGCCGAGGCCTGCGGCAAGAGCACGCACGCGGCGCGACTCGCCGAGCACCTCGACGCCGTGATCACACGCGAGACCGGCGGCACGGCGATCGGTCGACGGCTCCGCGAGATCCTCCACGACACGTCGGTCACCGACCTCGACGACCACGCCGAGACGCTGATCGTCGCCGCCGACCGGGCGCAACACCTGGCCGAAGTCGTCCGTCCCGCCCTCGCCGCGGGCCGCCACGTGGTCAGCGATCGATCGGTGTACTCCACCCTCGCCTATCAGGGCTACGGCCGAGGCCTGCCGCTCGAGCAGGTGCGGCTGATCAACGAATGGGCGATCGGCGAAACCTGGCCCGACCTGGTGATCCTGCTCACCGTGCCGGACGACGTGACCGCACGGCGCATGGCCAAGCGCGACCGCGATCGGTTCGAACTCGCCGGCGACGACTTCCACGGCCGGGTCGACCGCGGGTTCGCGACCATGGCATCCGACGATCCGGATCACTGGGTCGTGATCGACGCATCGGGTGACCCCGACGACGTCACGGCGGCGATCCGCGACGCCGTCCGGGATCGGCTGGGTGTCGGATGA